The following proteins are co-located in the Maridesulfovibrio sp. genome:
- the purT gene encoding formate-dependent phosphoribosylglycinamide formyltransferase has product MVTLGTAGTASARKMMLLGGGELGKEVVIEAQRLGVEVIVVDRYENTPAMQVAHRNYVISMLDAAELRRVVETEKPDYIVPEIEAIATETLLELEKEGFNVVPTARATRLTMDREGIRRLAAEEVGLKTSPYRFADTKEEYLEAIKEIGIPCVIKPVMSSSGKGQSTVKSEADIDRAWDYSQSGGRTGEGRIIVESFVDFDYEITLLTVRHAGGTSYCAPIGHRQDDGDYRESWQPQPMSETALANAQDYALRITDALGGRGLFGVELFVKGEEVIFSEVSPRPHDTGLVTVISQDLSEFALHVRAILGLPIPAIRQYGPAASSVILSNGKSEAPAFLNVDKALEEADTKVLIFGKGECNGVRRLGVALALGQDVEDAKARAIRASSAVEIEY; this is encoded by the coding sequence ATGGTCACTCTCGGAACTGCCGGAACCGCTTCTGCCCGCAAAATGATGCTGCTTGGCGGCGGTGAACTTGGTAAAGAGGTTGTCATTGAAGCCCAGCGCCTCGGCGTTGAGGTTATTGTCGTGGACAGGTATGAAAATACCCCGGCCATGCAGGTTGCACACCGTAACTATGTGATTTCCATGCTTGATGCTGCAGAATTGCGTCGCGTAGTGGAAACAGAAAAGCCTGATTACATTGTGCCGGAAATTGAAGCCATTGCCACCGAGACTCTTCTCGAACTGGAAAAGGAAGGTTTCAACGTAGTTCCCACAGCCCGTGCCACCCGTTTGACCATGGACCGCGAAGGTATCCGTCGCTTGGCGGCTGAAGAAGTCGGTCTTAAAACTTCCCCTTACAGATTTGCCGATACCAAGGAAGAGTACCTCGAAGCAATTAAAGAAATCGGCATTCCCTGCGTAATCAAGCCTGTTATGAGCTCTTCCGGTAAAGGGCAGAGCACAGTAAAATCCGAAGCCGATATCGATCGCGCCTGGGATTACTCTCAGTCCGGCGGACGTACTGGCGAAGGCCGCATCATTGTGGAAAGCTTTGTTGATTTTGACTATGAAATCACTCTGCTTACCGTGCGCCATGCCGGTGGAACTTCCTATTGTGCGCCCATCGGGCACAGACAGGATGATGGTGACTACCGTGAATCATGGCAGCCGCAGCCCATGTCAGAGACAGCTCTTGCCAATGCGCAGGATTATGCACTCAGAATCACCGACGCCCTTGGCGGCAGAGGTCTTTTCGGAGTCGAGCTTTTCGTTAAAGGCGAGGAAGTAATCTTCAGTGAAGTTTCTCCCCGTCCTCACGATACCGGTTTAGTGACCGTAATTTCTCAGGACCTGAGTGAGTTTGCACTCCATGTCCGTGCCATTCTCGGACTGCCGATTCCGGCAATCCGTCAGTATGGACCAGCCGCATCAAGTGTAATTCTTTCCAATGGCAAATCCGAAGCTCCGGCTTTCCTCAATGTGGACAAGGCTCTCGAAGAAGCTGACACCAAAGTTCTCATCTTCGGAAAGGGCGAATGTAACGGTGTGCGTCGTCTTGGCGTTGCCCTTGCCCTTGGTCAAGATGTGG
- a CDS encoding outer membrane homotrimeric porin has product MKKLAILAVLACMVFGFAASASAVDLDAKGQFQFQMNFMDNPDFLSNKDGGTNEDDLNFWFRARTEFRFIANENLWAVLYTEYKNRVGTGHVNTSTNDNDDGLYVKRAYLQYRFPGTEVLTSAGIMSINMPGAVTGSMVLGDADLGAFMVETPITDEIAIAGAFIRYADDNQNDATDATSKDELDIFYAAMPITLDGISATPYFAYAIVGQNVANVPSGLLAPNVSALTKNEYAWWLGTSFNMDMFDPIVFAADAVYGSVDGDVKQNDRSGFLFDASLAYTGLDFVKPVLKFAYTTGEDDNTSNGSERLPIVSDDFDLGTYYLGASSLTSADLGKNPLGFWALGLSFDNISFFEKLTHKLAFTYIQGTNDKDLIKNVGAANIADATITADGNFLTTKDHVFAIDFNTNYQIYDELAAIVEFGYADVDLDKGTWENFRGTIKDKQDPNFKLALGLVYKF; this is encoded by the coding sequence ATGAAAAAACTTGCTATTCTTGCAGTACTGGCATGCATGGTCTTCGGCTTTGCTGCTTCTGCATCTGCAGTAGATCTGGACGCTAAAGGTCAGTTCCAGTTCCAGATGAACTTCATGGATAACCCTGACTTTCTGTCCAACAAAGACGGCGGCACCAACGAAGACGATCTGAACTTCTGGTTCCGTGCTCGTACTGAATTCCGTTTCATCGCAAACGAAAACCTCTGGGCAGTTCTGTACACTGAGTACAAGAACCGTGTAGGTACTGGTCACGTTAACACCAGCACCAACGACAACGACGATGGTCTGTATGTTAAGCGTGCTTACCTGCAGTACCGTTTCCCCGGCACCGAAGTTCTGACTTCTGCTGGTATCATGTCCATCAACATGCCTGGTGCTGTAACCGGTTCCATGGTTCTTGGTGATGCTGACCTCGGCGCATTCATGGTTGAAACCCCCATCACTGACGAAATCGCTATTGCTGGTGCTTTCATCCGTTACGCTGACGACAACCAGAACGACGCAACCGACGCTACTTCCAAAGACGAACTGGATATCTTCTACGCAGCAATGCCCATCACTCTTGATGGTATTTCCGCTACCCCCTACTTTGCATACGCAATCGTAGGTCAGAACGTTGCTAACGTTCCCTCCGGTCTTCTTGCTCCTAACGTAAGCGCTCTGACCAAGAACGAATACGCTTGGTGGCTCGGTACTTCCTTTAACATGGACATGTTCGATCCCATCGTATTTGCAGCTGACGCAGTCTACGGTTCCGTAGACGGCGACGTTAAACAGAATGACCGTTCCGGTTTCCTCTTTGACGCATCTCTTGCTTACACCGGTCTTGATTTCGTTAAGCCCGTTCTGAAGTTCGCTTACACCACCGGTGAAGACGACAACACCAGCAACGGTTCTGAGCGTCTGCCCATCGTTTCTGATGACTTCGACCTCGGTACTTACTACCTCGGTGCTTCCAGCCTTACTTCTGCTGACCTGGGTAAAAACCCCCTCGGTTTCTGGGCTCTCGGTCTGTCTTTTGACAACATCTCTTTCTTCGAGAAACTGACCCACAAACTGGCTTTCACCTACATTCAGGGTACCAACGACAAAGACCTGATCAAAAATGTAGGCGCAGCTAACATCGCTGACGCTACCATCACTGCTGATGGTAACTTCCTGACCACCAAGGACCACGTATTCGCTATCGACTTCAACACCAACTACCAGATCTACGACGAACTGGCAGCTATCGTTGAATTCGGTTACGCTGACGTTGACCTCGACAAAGGTACCTGGGAAAACTTCCGCGGTACCATCAAAGACAAGCAGGATCCCAACTTCAAGCTTGCTCTTGGTCTCGTTTACAAGTTCTAA
- a CDS encoding metal-dependent hydrolase codes for MKHTFTWNGHSNFTIKSDDKTVIIDPFFKGNPKASTTWESISKADAVLVTHDHGDHIGQAVEICKATGATLVCIFDLVEKMVGLGVDQSRIIGMNIGGTVSVAGIKIKMVQAMHSSATGAPAGYILTYEDDFCVYFAGDTGLFASMEFFGKLHDIDVALLPTGGWFTMDSKDAAYACKLLKCKTAIPMHYGTFPILEQDAISFKEACAELAPKCNVVELEVGTEKEV; via the coding sequence ATGAAACATACATTTACTTGGAACGGACATTCAAACTTCACAATCAAGTCTGATGACAAGACCGTAATCATCGACCCTTTCTTTAAAGGAAACCCTAAAGCCTCGACCACATGGGAATCCATCAGCAAAGCAGATGCTGTGCTGGTAACCCATGACCATGGAGATCACATCGGGCAGGCTGTGGAAATCTGTAAAGCCACCGGAGCAACACTGGTCTGTATTTTCGATCTGGTAGAAAAAATGGTTGGGCTGGGCGTAGATCAGAGTAGAATAATCGGCATGAATATCGGCGGCACGGTTTCCGTAGCCGGAATAAAAATCAAAATGGTTCAAGCCATGCATTCTTCTGCAACCGGAGCACCAGCCGGATACATCCTTACTTACGAAGACGATTTCTGCGTCTACTTTGCCGGAGATACCGGGCTGTTCGCTTCCATGGAGTTCTTTGGAAAACTGCACGACATTGACGTGGCCCTGCTGCCCACCGGAGGCTGGTTCACCATGGATTCAAAAGACGCTGCCTACGCCTGCAAACTGCTGAAATGCAAAACTGCAATCCCTATGCATTACGGAACATTCCCTATCCTTGAACAGGATGCCATAAGCTTCAAAGAAGCATGCGCGGAACTGGCACCCAAATGTAATGTTGTTGAACTAGAAGTAGGCACTGAAAAAGAAGTTTAA
- a CDS encoding UbiX family flavin prenyltransferase gives MDKKKVILAVSGASGTMYAVKLAQHLGSAENVELHLIMSDAALKVMELETDFKPEDLTGHADFVYRQDNIAAPPASGSWQHDGMIICPCSMATLAAIAQGLGNNLLHRAADVCLKERRKLVLVTRETPLNLIHIRNMETATLAGATIMPASPGFYHAPRSLDDMASHMAGRILEQMKIPHNLYLRWGEESSR, from the coding sequence ATGGATAAGAAAAAAGTAATCCTTGCCGTGAGCGGTGCCAGCGGAACCATGTATGCGGTCAAACTTGCTCAACATCTCGGTTCTGCAGAGAATGTTGAACTGCACCTGATCATGTCCGATGCAGCGCTGAAGGTGATGGAACTTGAAACAGACTTTAAACCCGAAGACCTGACCGGGCATGCTGATTTTGTATACCGGCAGGATAACATTGCAGCACCTCCGGCCAGCGGATCATGGCAGCATGACGGTATGATCATCTGTCCCTGCTCCATGGCAACCCTTGCAGCAATTGCCCAAGGACTGGGCAACAACCTGCTCCACCGGGCCGCTGATGTCTGCCTTAAGGAACGACGCAAACTGGTTCTTGTTACCCGCGAAACTCCGCTGAACCTTATCCATATCCGCAATATGGAAACAGCAACCCTTGCCGGGGCAACGATCATGCCCGCATCTCCGGGATTCTACCATGCTCCCAGAAGTCTGGATGACATGGCCTCACATATGGCAGGACGAATTCTTGAACAAATGAAAATTCCGCACAACCTTTATCTCCGCTGGGGAGAGGAATCATCGAGGTAA
- the uvrC gene encoding excinuclease ABC subunit UvrC encodes MSFEFNSVDFPALPGVYLMKDSSGRIIYVGKARELRKRLASYFRAMHKHTPKTRVLVSKIHSIDTLVTGTEKEALLLEASLIKKHRPRYNVVLRDDKQYVLFQLDKKSEYPRLRMTRKVVRDGSVYFGPYTSSYFARETWKVLGKVFPLRKCSDSAFRNRVRPCLYHDIGQCLGPCVNVVPRETYMELVHQVEMLLSGRAGDLIGSLRRQMENASDVLDFESAAKFRDQIKAIQKTVEKQSVVLGERSDIDVIALAESSQGVGLGLLFIRKGRLLDKKNFFWPGLSLEDGEEVLNSFVSQFYSSTKFIPPKIFVPFEFDMQGAAELLSERSKSTVRIVTPHSGEEKRLLEIARKNAALGLKDKEKNNDNILELLAGKLQLSGPPQRIECIDASHLGGEGMRVGMVVFEEGKPEKSQYRTYAFPELEHSSDDYAALFHWVIKRIDSGPPWADLILIDGGKGQLASVEKAFAENWKYDEPIPHLASIAKGPTRKAGELEDRIFRPGRKNHLPLKSGSPELLYLQRVRDEAHRFVIGRQRKSRKKKVLQSEVLSLPGIGPKTARLLWDEFGSVQKMKEASVGDLSNVQGIGKKRAQQIFDAFREV; translated from the coding sequence ATGAGTTTTGAATTTAATAGTGTCGATTTTCCGGCTTTGCCCGGTGTGTATCTGATGAAAGATTCATCAGGGCGTATTATATATGTCGGTAAAGCCCGGGAATTGCGCAAAAGGCTTGCTTCGTATTTTCGGGCAATGCATAAGCATACTCCCAAAACTCGTGTGCTGGTTTCTAAAATCCATTCCATTGACACCCTTGTCACCGGAACGGAGAAAGAGGCTTTGCTTCTCGAGGCCAGCCTGATCAAGAAACACCGTCCCCGCTACAATGTTGTCCTGCGTGATGATAAGCAGTACGTGCTGTTTCAGTTGGACAAGAAATCCGAATATCCCCGCTTGCGTATGACCCGCAAGGTCGTGCGTGATGGTTCCGTGTATTTCGGTCCATACACTTCCAGCTATTTCGCCCGCGAAACATGGAAGGTGCTTGGTAAGGTCTTTCCGCTTCGGAAATGTTCTGATTCAGCTTTTCGTAATCGGGTCAGGCCATGCTTGTATCATGATATCGGGCAGTGTCTCGGGCCTTGTGTAAATGTAGTCCCCCGGGAGACTTATATGGAGCTGGTCCATCAGGTGGAAATGCTTCTTTCCGGCAGGGCAGGGGATTTGATCGGTTCTCTGCGCCGGCAGATGGAGAATGCTTCAGATGTCTTGGATTTTGAAAGCGCTGCCAAGTTTCGTGATCAGATCAAAGCCATTCAAAAAACTGTGGAAAAACAATCTGTGGTGCTCGGCGAACGTTCTGATATTGATGTCATTGCGCTCGCGGAATCATCGCAGGGCGTGGGGCTTGGACTGCTGTTCATCAGGAAAGGGCGTTTGCTTGATAAGAAAAACTTCTTCTGGCCGGGGCTCAGTCTGGAAGACGGAGAGGAAGTGCTTAATAGCTTTGTTTCCCAGTTTTATTCTTCAACCAAATTTATTCCGCCTAAGATCTTCGTACCTTTCGAGTTCGACATGCAGGGCGCGGCTGAACTGCTTAGCGAGCGTAGCAAGTCCACCGTGCGCATTGTCACTCCGCATAGCGGTGAGGAAAAAAGGCTGCTGGAAATCGCACGCAAGAATGCTGCTCTCGGACTCAAAGATAAGGAAAAGAATAACGATAATATTCTCGAACTGTTGGCTGGAAAACTTCAACTTTCCGGGCCGCCGCAGCGTATAGAATGTATCGATGCCTCTCATCTTGGCGGGGAAGGTATGCGTGTAGGGATGGTTGTTTTTGAGGAAGGCAAGCCTGAAAAATCTCAATACCGAACCTATGCCTTCCCGGAGCTTGAGCATTCTTCAGATGATTACGCCGCACTTTTCCACTGGGTGATCAAGCGCATTGATTCCGGCCCGCCATGGGCAGACCTTATATTAATCGATGGTGGTAAGGGGCAGCTTGCTTCGGTTGAAAAGGCTTTTGCCGAAAATTGGAAGTATGACGAACCTATTCCGCATCTGGCTTCCATTGCCAAGGGCCCGACGCGTAAGGCAGGGGAGCTGGAGGACCGTATTTTTCGGCCCGGACGTAAGAACCATCTGCCGCTTAAAAGCGGTAGCCCGGAGCTATTGTATTTGCAGCGTGTCCGTGATGAAGCGCACCGTTTTGTCATCGGCAGGCAGCGCAAATCTCGTAAGAAGAAGGTATTGCAGAGTGAGGTCTTGTCTTTGCCCGGAATCGGTCCCAAGACAGCCCGTCTGCTTTGGGATGAGTTCGGCTCTGTGCAGAAAATGAAAGAGGCCTCCGTGGGAGACCTCTCTAATGTTCAGGGAATCGGCAAAAAGCGAGCCCAGCAGATATTTGATGCTTTTCGGGAAGTTTGA